CGCGGTGGCCGGCATTGCCGAGATCATCAACGTGCCGGGCCACATCAACGTCGACTTCAACGACGTGAAAACCATCATGGGCGAGCAGGGCAAGGCCATGATGGGCACGGCGACGGCGTCCGGCGTCGACCGCGCGCGCATCGCCGCCGAACAGGCTGTCGCTTCGCCGCTGCTGGACGGTATCGATCTGTCCGGCGCGCGCGGCGTGCTGGTCAACGTCACGGCCAGCCGTGGCCTGAAGGGTAAAGAGATCAAGGAAGTCATGGCTGCCGTGCGCGCGTTTGCCGCGCCGGACGCGTCGATCGCGCAAGGTATCGCCTACGACGATGCCATGGGCGACGACATCCGCGTCACCGTGGTGGCCACGGGCCTGGGCCGCGCCAAGAAAAACATCCAGCTGGTACCGCAGCAAGTGCTGCGCACCGGTACCCACAACAGCCCTTTGATCCCGTCGGCTGCCATGGGTAGCGCGCAAGCGGCGACGACGACGGTAGGCGTGGCTACGCCGGCAGCCGGTTTCGACGGCATGAAGGCGCCGGCAGTATGGCGCCGCGAATCGGCTTCCGAGCAAGTGCGCGCGATGGAAAAGAATGGCATGGAGACCTACGACATTCCCGCCTTCCTGCGCAAACAGGCTGACTAAGGTGGTTTGATGTATGCAACGACGACGGCGGCCCGAGGGTCGCCGTTTTTTTGCCGGTTGTTGACTTTTGACTTTGCCTTTCCGGCCATTTTCTGCACAAATACGGCAAGTCAGGCATACTATCGCGCAGTGTCGGCATCATGCCGGCAGCATCCTCAACCGACAGTACACAAGGAGTCAACATGACCATCAAGATCGGCGACACCCTGCCAGAAGGCACCCTGGCCGAATTCATCGAAAGCGAAACCGAAGGCTGCGCACTGGGCCCGAACACGTTCAACGTGCAAGACCTGGTCAAGG
Above is a genomic segment from Janthinobacterium sp. 64 containing:
- the ftsZ gene encoding cell division protein FtsZ; the protein is MEFDMVDNTALGTVIKVVGVGGAGGNAVQHMINKGMSGVEFIAANTDAQALSTSKAHNIIQIGDTGLGAGMKPAVGRQLAEESRARISDALRGAHMVFIAAGMGGGTGTGAAPIVAEVAKELGALTVAVVSKPFSYEGQKCMDIADEGLEQLSLHVDSLIIILNEKLEEIYEDESMLEWMQHADDVLNNAVAGIAEIINVPGHINVDFNDVKTIMGEQGKAMMGTATASGVDRARIAAEQAVASPLLDGIDLSGARGVLVNVTASRGLKGKEIKEVMAAVRAFAAPDASIAQGIAYDDAMGDDIRVTVVATGLGRAKKNIQLVPQQVLRTGTHNSPLIPSAAMGSAQAATTTVGVATPAAGFDGMKAPAVWRRESASEQVRAMEKNGMETYDIPAFLRKQAD